From the genome of Mustela erminea isolate mMusErm1 chromosome 3, mMusErm1.Pri, whole genome shotgun sequence:
TTTGAAATATCGCTATTAGAATTCCTTTTATGCTAAGCCAATGGCAGCTATTAAAATACAATGGTGTCTCATTAGATTTAGATTCTAGTTATAGTTTTCATGCAAGGAAAAGACTGTTTAAAAGTGGCTACAATACAGtcagatatttatttctcttatgtaAATAAAGGCCAAGGGTGACACTTGAGAGCTTGTATGGTGACTCCACCATTATTAGGGACTCAAGTCCATCCAGGTGTCTACTCCATCATGTTAGGAGTCACATGAATGTAGTCTGGTCCATAATGGCTGCTAGATCTCCAGCCATCACGTCCATGTTTAAAGCATCagtttgaaggaagaaaagaagagcacaCTGTAGACACGTCTTATATAATTCTGCAAAGGGGCCTGCGACTTGAAGTTGGGAAATCATGTGCCCAGCTAAAAATTGGGGCTCTCTAAATCTGAGGAAGTTGGGCAAAGTTACTACTGGTGGGGGACTAGTTGTCTTTGCCAGACTGTGGGAGGGATATTACCTCATCAGTCGTAAGCCTTGGTGTGAATAAGTCTATCAGCTCCTTTTTGAAAAAGGGAGAGTTCAAAAGTAAGGGAGACTAGCGAGCATATAAGGACACCAGGCAGGGGAGAATGGAGCCTGCTGAATGGGGTGGACGGAGGATATTGAAGACAAACCTCCTCTATTTTATGATTTTGCTCAGAGCCAGCACCAGCTTCACTCCATGTTTCTTAAGTATTCATTTGTCCATTTAAAGAATTTGGATTCTATACTAACAGGGAAGGGGGCATGCATTGCTtaccttcattttgtttcaaaagattaaattttttttaaagatttaatcctTTGATTatgccctcccccccacacacaccttttttAATAGGGAAACACCTTCTATGCCAAGATGGGTTTGGATTTCCATGGTTATTATATTCATCCTTGTGAGTGTCTCTCCCTTCTTGTGAACCCCAAAGGGCATGGAAAAATGGTATCATGTTGATAAAATGTGATGCCTTCCAAgacattctttaaatattctatgtGCAAATATGGTCAAAATGGATAATTCAGACCAACTGGAATGAACATTTCTCCACGGTTGCTTGGGGTAGAGCTGCCTGGCTTTGCAAAGTAGTTCTCTTTATAAACTCGCAACATTGCTTTACGATGTGTCTATGTGGCAAGCCAGTTTCTTAAGTGATCTAACGGTATGTATTTAGTATTTTCCAGTACTTTTGCTTTTAGAACTAACATATAGGGGAGAGTGACTGGCCTTGCTAGGCTTTGCCAGAATCCTGGGTGGAAAGAAACAACACAAGACTCTCCGTTAGATGCTGCGGTTCCCAAAGATTTCACTTCTTCCAGCTACCTcctctttcatattttgaaaactttaagcACAGTAAGATAACAATTTTAGGAGGACATTGAAGGAGGAAAGAGATAGTGGAAAAATTTACTAAGATACAGTCAGGAATTTCATGACACTCTCAGGTTTGTTGCAGAGAAAATATGTATAGCAGGAAAATACCTGCACACTGCAAGAACCATCCCTAATTGAAATGATGAAGGGGCGGTGAAGGGAGCAACCGTCTGGCCTCTTGGGGCAGCTTTTGCTTTCACCCTGTGCTCATTATACCACCCCAGATCCCCCTGGCCCATCCCCATGTCTAGGAAATAACACAGACTTCTCCCAGGGATGTTGGTGTGATCGGGAATAGGATCTGTATTGCACAGGCTGCAGATGGCCAACGTCATCGAGAAAACCACTTCCAGCAAACTAAAATGAGCCCTGTTGCTTTGGGGAAGATGCTGTCTCCAGGAACCCCAATCTCGCTTTTCTGCTTTTTCCACCACAGGGGCTTGTTCCCCACACACCcattcccccgccccctccgtgccctgttttcctcctccctttaaCACTTCCTTCTCAAGGGCAGCATAAAGGCCGGTGGGAGCTTAGTTACCTTCCCATGAGACGTATGCATCCTCCATTAAAACCGGGATAAAAACTAAAGAGAAGAAGCTCTGTCGGTAGAATCTAAGGCAGAATGAATCATGGAAAGAGCCAACTACTAGAGCCAAAGAGAGCTGGAAGGGGTTCCCAGTTCTGTCACTTACAGACGGACTGGCGTGGGCCAGTCTCTTGTCTTTTCTGACTCATAGTGTCTTCACTTGTAAAACTGAAACAATCATACCTGCCTTATTTTTGAGAATTAACTGAAACACTGTATATAACAAATTTGTACAATATCTGATGCATAGTTtgtattcagtaaatacttgtccTCTCACCTGATCCTAAGGGAGACAGGAGTTGCTGGGGTGAGTTATGGGGCCTCCCCAGTATTCTGATCTGCTGggagccgtgtgtgtgtgttcgtttctgtgtatgtatatgtgtgtgtgtgtgagagagagagagaaactgtgaGTAAGTTTAGGGGGAGTAAGGTTATGTAATTGCATTGATGTCTCCTGTCTTCTTAAGTTCTTTTGTTATCTGCAGCGTTCTGgtatgaagaaaaatggaaaggaaacccAGGATCCTTGATAAACAAGATGTCCGAACCAAGGAAGCAGAGTGGTTTGGAGGTTATTACCCCCACATGCTGATCAAAACCTCATGAAATCATCTTCCTAGGTTCCTTCTGTTTTTTAGACCCCCTTTTTCCTTTGGATGGTGCCAGGCAGAGGACCCATTTTGTTTCTGTGAGCTTCATTTTCTGTGCTGGCTACCCTGGGGCCAGCATTCTTTTGTCACATGTGTTAATATCACTGTCTTAGGATCTGTCAAAATGAAGAATCGCTTGCTTTCTGTGCCAGAGCTGATCCGATAGTCTGTCTTATTTGCAAAGATCCAGACCTTCCTTGGCACCAAAATACAGAAACGAGGCATAGGTCTTAAAGCTCTTTTTGTCTTTCATCAAACACAATGCCCAGTGTTGTGATATTACCAGCAGCCTGAACTCAGGGGTCTCCTGTGGTCTGTAGGGTCCAGCCTCAGGTCAGGAGCTGATCCCTTTGTGATGGGGGGGTCGGTGATACAGAGCCTCTCACCCAGACCCTAATCCCTCTTCAGGAAATGAAGGAGGCCCTAAAACGCCGAATGGTAATCTTTCTTGGACCCTAGAGAATAATCTTCACCCTGGGTGAAACTGACTCTTGCCTCTTTCCAGGGTAAAAACTCCTTACCCTTCTGCCCATGATGAGATTTTATCAACCTGCCCTTCTGGTTTTTCGGGGAAAATCATGAgccatatttttacaaaaataattttgaagatagATAATATCCATCTTAATATCTAGTATGGAATATAATTATGTATGATTAAATATAATAGTACATTAATGAATTATTATTGataattaacataatttaaatttaaaataattataaataataaataataaatataatagatactataacaatatataatatataaatataaagtatatttatagatAATAGATATTATCTATATTATCTACCTTCCatattatagttattatatattatatatgataatatattctGTAATACATAACTATAATATagaaatagataatatttatccAATTGTATATTATTTGTGTTATCTAATATTAAAATTAGTATCTATATTATCTATCAGTATAgctatagatacagatagagatagagataataCAAGGAGCTAAGTACAATAGTTACATAAAGAACATCAAGCAAAATCTGAGCATCTTCATCCCCAGGAAAATCTATAGATAATTTACCAGGAAAGGTTGTAGGCCAGGGTTGCATTCTTGGTTTGACATCTATGGCCCCAATTTATTCACACTCCATTCCCATCATAAAGAAAAGTGGATACATGTTAGGTTATAAGAAGTTTACCCCCTCTGTGGGTTTTCCTGATAACATTCATAATATCTACTATTGAATTCCTTTGGCAGGTGTTCTTAAGCTTAGGCTAATGGGCATTCATTAAGTCGGGCCTGTTACCATATcttgaataaaatacatattatgacCAAAGATATTTGatcaattatttcaataaaattcgTTTCACTTGAGATAGTAAGATCTTTGCCTTTAATACCATAGGCTTCAGAGAACTGTCAAAAGGATCCATGACACTAAAAAGTTAAGAATGCTGAAGAGGGTAGAAATGACTTTCTACATTATCAGCAGTTTCATTAACTGAGTTGTCACAGGTCTTAGTTCTGTCTTCTGTGGTCTCACCATCATGCCTCTGTTGGATTGTGCCGTGTGTGATTGTTGGTCTTTGGGCAGAACACTACTTTCAATACAGTAATAGTGCGATTCATAGtggaaattttcttcaaatttatttcagCATTGACTGAACAGCTCTTAGGTGCTAGTTACTGTCTAGCCAAAGAGGACACTAGgtcaaaaacatatatatattactgcTCTTTACTGACTTATGATctaagggggtgtgtgtgtgtgtgtgtgtgtgtgtgtgtgtgtgtaatgagtTATTGATTTATGTTTCCCCCACAGATCTTGGAGGCATCTGAGGTTTAATGAGGACTTTCCAGCATTCCAGACTGCTGCCCTGCAATGAAGCTGTGAGTCAGAGTCTCTGGGTCTAAGAAGTTGGCAACAATGTGGAACCCCAGGACAGCCAACCTGACTAACCTTCAGTCTGAGCAGAATCCCAAAATGAGTCTGGCCTGAAATCAGAGCAAGCCTAGAGAAAGACTTGCTTGTTGATGgaaacaggaaaggagaaaaaggtttGCAACAAATTGCAGCAGGCTTTCCACCATTCTAAAGAGCCCACCTTCCTTCTCAGCCAGGCCCTTCTCTGTGGGGACTCCCATTCCAGCCTTTTGCCAGACACAGAGAATGTCAGTCatgcaggaaaaataaagacaggacCTCAGAAAACGAGGCCTGGGACGGTAATACTCTCACGACAGTCCAGTAGGAGAATTATGTCGGAAAGTCAGCCCAGCCCCCCGGTGATCCCACCCCGCAGGCCTGGGTTCCGGGTGTGCTATATCTGTGGCCGAGAATTTGGGTCCCAGTCAATTGCCATTCATGAACCCCAGTGCTTGGAGAAGTGGCGGATTGAAAACAGCAAGTTGCCCAAGAACCTGAGGAGGCCAGAGCCCTCTAAACCTCAGCCTCTCGGGGGCAGCGGGTCCTACGATCTTCAGGCAGTGAACGAGGCAGCGTTCCAAAGTTCCCAGGCTCAGCTGCTGCCCTGCGAATACTGCGGCCGCACGTTCTTGCCAGATCGGCTTCCCGTTCACCAGAGAAGCTGCAAGCCCAAGGATGATGGGACCAGAGCACCAACCCTCAGCAGTTCTGATGATGGTGCTGGTCCCAGGAAGGCTGCTGGTAGCATCCCCGTCCGACCACAGACTCTCACCTGCTACATTTGTGGTAGGGAGTTTGGCACTCTGTCCCTTCCCATTCACGAGCCCAAATGCCtggaaaagtggaaaatagaaaatgaccGGCTCCCCAGGGAGCTCCGCCGACCACTCCCACAGAAGCTTCAGCCACTTCCCACCGGACAGTCCAACCAAGAGGGGCCAAGTCAAACCCAGCTGGTGCCCTGTCCAAACTGTGGCCGGACCTTTGCCCCGGACCGCCTTCTGGTACACCAGAGGAGCTGTAAAGCTCAACCTAGTGGACCAAAGATTCAGGATTTAACCTTAGGGAGTAAAGATGCCCTAAAAGAGTCCGCTAAGTCCAAACAGCAAAGGAACATGGCGGCACCCACGGTGACTGATAAGGTAATTCATGCCTCATGAGATGCATTGGGTGGACCCATGGGTACATTGAGAGAAAACTATCCTCAGGGGatatgaaagaaatgagagaatgagagaaaactaTCCCCAGAATCAGCTGCCTCAGCCCCTAGGATAGTTTCTTTCAATGCCTTGCCTCTGCCTCAGTGCAGCCTGTCTGGTTGACCAGGGTCGGACCCTCTATCTTGATTGGCAAAGTCGATCTAAGAACATCCCTGCCCAGTGGGTTTGTAGTCCTCTTCCACTCTGCCTCctcaaagaaagagagatggacgTCCTTCTTCCCTGATTCCTCATACCAATAATCCTTGGGAGAGACTGTTATTTGAAAATGAGTCATTAATGCTGTGTCTACATTGCAGAGATATAATTCCCATTCCAACAGCCAATATTTATTACCGGTTTATTTTAGTCATCTACCTTAGGAATTCGTTCTTGGCAACGCCGGGTTATGCTGAGTTTATCTTACTAAAATAGAATCTGTGTCAAAAACCCCAAATGACTTTAGCAACAATTAGGCACTGGAGCCCTCACAGAAAGAGACATGCTCCTCCAATAGCATGTTTTCTTTTAACGTGATTATGATATGCGGGACGTAAGCCCCAGGGCACACCCTGAACTGATGAGGTGTGGGTTCATGGTTCTGGGAAGGGCTCAGTTCCCGCTGCTGTTCTGTGTCCTGTGTTTGGGCTGGCCAGCAGGCACTGCTCCCCACTTGGGGACTTGGGAATAAGCATGACGCCGTGGGTCCCTAACCCGTACGGTGAAGTATTGTTTACCGGAAGGTTCCCCATCAACCATAACTGGGCAAGAATGCTTATGAGGTTGACTCCCCATAAGCCATGGTCCTTGTGCTTTGTCCTGCCATTAAGCCTGGGTGGATGTGACTGCACCATTTTGTGTCATACCTTACAGGATGTCAAATCATGAGAAATAGGTAAAAATCTTTTCTCTGTGGTTTGCTACCTAGAACACCTCACCTGTAGGgatgctctctttttttttttttttttttttttttaatgtaggctccacCCCCAGTGTGGGGTCAAACTCATGAGCCCGATATCAAGAGTTACATTCTTtactgactgatccagccaggcacctctctctctttctttctttctttctttctttctctctttctttctttctttccttctttctttctttttttttttttaagatttcatttatttatttgacagagagagatcacaagtagacagagaggcaggcaaaggcggCGGAGggggggagatgcaggctccctgctgagcagagagcccaatgcaggactcgatcccaggaccctgagatcatgacctgagcagaaggcagcggcttaacccactgagccacccaggtgcccaggcacCTCTTTTAATGGATGGTTTGGGGGAAACAGGTTACCCAAGCTCTTCTAAAAAGATTAAACCAGAAGGACTGGGGGTTGGAGGACAGGAAgcagccttttgtttttttttaactttttactgcaacttttcttccttacttttgTATTGCATTACATTGGCAGTCTTCTAGTACTTTGTCTCACTTTCGTGTTTAAAATGAAGTGATTAGAAACTTACTGGTTTAAAAGATTCCAGGACTATGACCATAAAGCCCAAGAGTCAGACTAAGAGAGGCTGGGCGAGTTTTCCGatgaacactgaagaaagaatGGTTATTTTCTGTACCGAAATCAAAACCCACACTCTAACGTGTGGCATGAGCTGCAGGCTGGTCTCATAAACATGATCTGCTTTTCCCATCTCCTGGCTGTTGCTTTTCTTCCAAAATGTGTGGGGTCTGGATTCAGAGAACACAAGAATCCGTGTCTCAGGGCCACGAATCGGCGAGTCCATTAGCTCTCTGACTCGCCCCCCTGTTTCCTGAGTGCACGCATTTGCTTCACATGTTCTCAGTACAGATCTCGAGATAGGGAAGAGCGTGGTCAGGATTCCTGTGCTCCTTGTTGTAACACATACTTCGTGCCAAGAGGCTGAGCACAGCGTGTTCTCACTCAGTCGTGACTGCTGAAAGAGGCTGGCCCGGGCTCACGGCTTCCCAGGAAGACCCCTCCTGCCTCAGCCAGGCATCTGGGGGGGAGATGTCAGAAGAAGGGGCCACAGCGGTGGCCCTCGGTGACTCGGGCGTTTAGATCAAAGCGGGGCTGTCCGTCAGAACAAAGGCATCTGGAGGACATGGCTGTGTCACAGCACCACCAACCCTGCTCCTGGACCTGAGGAGCCGCAGGGCAGCGGGAAGTTGGCGCTCACGGCTGTGAGACGTGTGCTGGCCCGTTTGGGGACCACACAGGCTTTCGTGAAGGGCATAGGAAGGTCATCCAACATAGGGTCCTTTTCGTTGCCAGACTTAAAGCAAGCTTGCATgaattaaaatggagaaaactgaTAGGCTTCAGAGAGGCATAAGATCTCTTGAAGCAACGGACTTGATTTCTTCCCTAGAAGAGGTATTTGCCATTCCACAGTGCTTTTCACCAAGAAACCTCTCCCAGGCAGTGTGGTTTTCTCTTTCAGTTATGATTTGATCtattgctgtttttcttcctttgtgtcaTTGAAAATTTAGAAGTACAATTTCTTTGTATCATTCAAAATTGAAATATGATGGAAAATCATCCATTTCCCCTGAAGATCACTGCCTTGTGCACGATTAGATCTCCATATTTCATCTGCCGGTGACAGCCGACTTTTGGCTTTGGCACAGGCCCGTTCTTGTTGCGCTTCCGATGTGCGCTGCTTCTCTTGTCAATCAGATTCTAGAATCCTTGATCTGACGGCGGATCAGCATCAGAGCTTGCCTGGTGCTCCTAGAGGGTTCAGTCTCGTAGAGAATTCCGGTGAGGGAGATTGCGGGGCTTGGAAAACAATTCACTCCGGTCGGGCAACAATACTGTTCCGCTGGCAGAGTGAATTACACGTCTGCTCAGAATGTTCCTCCAACATAGACTGGCTCAGTTCTTTTATGACACAGGCGCTGCTGTTACCCTTCAGTCAAACCCAAACGCAAATAAATACCGCCTGAGACGAGTTCTTCTCCGAGACTTCCGCGGGCATTTTGCTCTAGCTCTGCTTTGCCCGCTAACCACCTCATGAGCTTGAGTTAACCTGTTGTGTCTCCTCCAGAACACAAGGCTGCATTTACCCTTTCTGATCTCACAGACGAGCTCTGAAAGATGCTAAGCAGTATGTAAGCGGGATAAAACCCTGAGTGAAGATCTTTATTTCGAAGGTGTGGCGGCTCTGGGGTTGCTGCACCTGCATTATATGGTTTCATGAGCTGAatcaccctttctttctttcctccaaaaacaaatggaaaggctGCATAAGCGATCTCCACTTTAGCAAGATTTTAAAAGTGATGGTACATCCAGATGAAGTTTCAATGCCTAATATGGAAACCCATAGATTAtccttttaaatgttaatattgcATTTAGTTCGTCTATTAAATTTTGTCTCTTTAGTAAGCCTACCGTCTATTTTAGTAAGCAATTTCCTAAGTGAAGCTGACGGGTACAGTAATAGAGGTCATTATTGCTCTTGATtttaatatgaatgaataaattttagtGCTAACATTTTAATATTGGGGGGTAAATGTTGCCCTTTTCTAAAACCCGATCATCTTTCAATCTTTGATTTCAGGCCCTTTCTGGTTAATTGGAACACAGATCAGTAGTTAACTAAATATCACTACAAACCAAAATGAGGCCTTAGTCTCATTATCTTTTATTGGTTAGATAATGCTTGGGgttattttcttagaattctgCTTGTGACCTGTGAAACATTATTCCTAAAAATCCCATACTATATTATGAAATAAGCGTTCTTTAGGGAAATCATCTCTTTCCGTAAATGATTCTCTCTGAATCTAGTTTTAAGCTACCTTTGTCATCCTAGATGTTTAGGTTTGAACTAAGAGCCCATTAGACACATCTCTAGCATCTGGTGCTGCCATCTGGTGTTTTAAAGTAAGGTCTCTGTGCTGTCAAAAATACTATTGTTCTCCTGTTACCTCCAAATATATTAGAGAAGGTGTCCTTATTATAGATGCACATTTGCATCTACTGGCTTAGAAACATTTGGAGTTTAGGCAAAagcacagaagaaaggaaactgaCTTTTTATTGAGTACCTTTATGATCAGCCCTATGTATGCATGGTTTCCTTTGAATTTTACCATAACACAGCTACAGTTTTTCCACTTTCCACCTGGGGAGACGGAGGTGAAACAACCTGTCCAGAGTCACCCAGTGGGTTTGCTAGTGGGTGTCAGAACCAGATCTGATTCCAAAGACCCTATCTTTTCAAGTCTAAGAGACACAGTATGTGTGAGATACAAAAAGGGTGTAAGTGTTAAGTCCAACAGAGGATAGAAGTGtgtttattcagcaaatatttgttgttaGGCATTGGGCTGAGTCCTCAATAGAGAGTCCTAAAAAAGACACAGTTGTTGATCTCATGGAATTTTTATTCTTACGGAGGAAATAATAGGAACTAAATATAG
Proteins encoded in this window:
- the LOC116586014 gene encoding zinc finger protein 474-like, which produces METGKEKKVCNKLQQAFHHSKEPTFLLSQALLCGDSHSSLLPDTENVSHAGKIKTGPQKTRPGTVILSRQSSRRIMSESQPSPPVIPPRRPGFRVCYICGREFGSQSIAIHEPQCLEKWRIENSKLPKNLRRPEPSKPQPLGGSGSYDLQAVNEAAFQSSQAQLLPCEYCGRTFLPDRLPVHQRSCKPKDDGTRAPTLSSSDDGAGPRKAAGSIPVRPQTLTCYICGREFGTLSLPIHEPKCLEKWKIENDRLPRELRRPLPQKLQPLPTGQSNQEGPSQTQLVPCPNCGRTFAPDRLLVHQRSCKAQPSGPKIQDLTLGSKDALKESAKSKQQRNMAAPTVTDKPTMIRRPPTVICYICGREYGTKSIAIHEPQCLKKWHNENNLLPKELRRPEPKKPEVRTITAKGFYDLDALNEAAWTSALSQLVPCNICGRTFLPDRLIVHQRSCKPKAAK